From Pedobacter indicus, a single genomic window includes:
- a CDS encoding ABC-F family ATP-binding cassette domain-containing protein — protein MSILSTEKLGHNYDGRWLFRDISFGVQPGDRIALVGANGAGKSTLLRILAGREVASEGKVVTEKDIAIGYLEQNPDFQIFTNINSFIFNAENEQQQLISEYERLILSDDVDEKKLTQITDKLSASNAWEYEFKIKTILSRLGITNLNQSIESLSGGQQKRLALAKLLISDPEVYILDEPTNHLDIETIEWLETLLTTSQKTIIFVTHDRYFLDNICTEIRELEDNVLYRHEGKYETFLVRKSEREESNATILQKNKNLLRKELEWMRRQPQARGTKSKSRIDAFHELESKVRTGRTKDTLQLSVEIARQGNSILEVKNISKGFGTKQVIENFSYVFKKGDRIGIAGQNGTGKSTFLNILTGELLPDAGNIIKGETTVFGYYHQLGLELPENVRVIDIVKEVAEYIKMSNGELISASQLLTQFLFPPEKQYGFVSSLSGGEQKRLQLLKILIKNPNFLILDEPSNDLDIDTLNILEEFLEGYPGVLMIVSHDRYLLDKLTEQLFIFTDSASITIYNGNYSDFKTEKLNQEKEEKARNKKVIEKLEPKKEKKISYKEKKELETLETVIPDLESKILALTNQMNTVTDHETLNEIAHNIRSLNSELSLKEDRWIELKEKED, from the coding sequence GTGAGCATTCTTTCAACAGAAAAATTGGGACATAACTATGACGGCCGTTGGTTGTTCAGAGATATATCTTTCGGGGTGCAACCGGGAGATAGAATTGCATTGGTCGGAGCGAATGGTGCTGGAAAATCTACCTTATTGAGAATCCTAGCTGGGAGGGAAGTTGCAAGTGAAGGAAAAGTAGTAACTGAAAAGGATATAGCTATTGGTTATTTAGAACAAAATCCTGACTTTCAGATATTTACAAATATTAATAGCTTCATATTTAACGCTGAAAACGAACAACAACAACTTATTAGTGAGTATGAACGTTTAATCTTAAGCGATGATGTAGATGAGAAAAAGCTTACGCAGATTACAGATAAACTGAGTGCATCCAATGCCTGGGAGTACGAATTTAAGATCAAGACGATTCTTAGTCGACTAGGTATAACAAATTTAAATCAATCAATTGAAAGTTTGTCCGGAGGGCAACAAAAACGTCTCGCATTAGCCAAGCTCTTGATAAGTGACCCGGAAGTCTATATTCTTGATGAACCTACCAATCACTTGGATATAGAAACAATAGAATGGCTTGAAACGCTGTTAACGACTAGTCAAAAAACCATTATATTTGTAACACACGATCGTTACTTTCTGGATAATATTTGTACAGAAATTCGCGAGTTAGAAGACAATGTTCTTTACAGGCATGAAGGAAAATATGAAACTTTCCTGGTCAGAAAATCAGAACGTGAAGAATCCAACGCAACCATTTTACAGAAAAATAAAAATTTATTAAGAAAAGAACTGGAATGGATGCGGCGACAACCTCAAGCACGCGGAACGAAGTCAAAATCTAGAATAGATGCATTTCACGAACTAGAATCCAAAGTCAGAACCGGACGAACCAAGGATACACTTCAATTAAGTGTAGAAATAGCACGCCAAGGAAACAGTATATTAGAGGTAAAAAATATATCAAAAGGATTTGGCACAAAACAAGTAATTGAGAATTTTAGTTATGTATTTAAAAAAGGTGATCGGATTGGAATCGCTGGTCAAAACGGAACTGGAAAATCTACATTTTTAAATATACTGACTGGCGAATTACTTCCGGATGCGGGCAATATAATTAAAGGAGAAACCACTGTATTCGGATATTATCATCAACTGGGTCTTGAATTACCGGAAAATGTCAGAGTAATTGATATAGTTAAAGAAGTCGCCGAGTACATAAAAATGTCAAATGGAGAATTGATCAGTGCATCTCAATTGCTAACTCAGTTTCTATTTCCGCCAGAAAAACAATACGGTTTTGTAAGTAGTTTAAGTGGAGGGGAACAGAAGCGTTTACAACTTTTAAAGATTCTCATCAAAAATCCAAACTTTCTAATTCTCGACGAACCATCCAATGACCTCGATATAGACACACTAAATATATTAGAAGAATTTTTAGAAGGTTATCCCGGTGTTTTGATGATTGTATCTCATGACCGATACCTGTTAGACAAGTTAACAGAACAGCTTTTTATCTTTACTGACTCAGCTTCAATTACAATTTATAATGGTAATTATAGCGACTTCAAAACAGAAAAACTAAATCAAGAAAAAGAGGAGAAAGCGAGAAATAAAAAGGTAATAGAAAAGCTTGAACCAAAAAAAGAAAAAAAGATATCTTATAAAGAAAAAAAAGAACTTGAGACATTAGAGACTGTCATACCAGATCTTGAGTCTAAAATATTAGCTTTAACAAATCAGATGAATACTGTTACCGATCATGAAACTCTAAATGAGATAGCACATAATATAAGATCATTGAATTCTGAACTTTCTTTAAAAGAAGACCGCTGGATAGAATTAAAAGAAAAAGAAGATTAA
- the mnmG gene encoding tRNA uridine-5-carboxymethylaminomethyl(34) synthesis enzyme MnmG: MFKKYNVIIVGGGHAGCEAAIAASNLGSSVLLVTMNMTTIAQMSCNPAMGGVAKGQILREIDAMGGISGIVADKTTIQFRMLNKSKGPAMWSPRTQNDRMRFSEEWRLQLEARPNIDFWQDTVKEILVKNGRATGVKTSLGLEIESDSVILTNGTFLNGLIHIGEKKIGGGRAGEKAATGLTEQLTQLGFTSGRMKTGTPPRVDGRSLNYSLMEEQWGDEKRGKFSFTDIEVPKKQRCCWITYTNENVHDTLKEGFEKSPMFTGRIKGLGPRYCPSIEDKINRFAERDRHQIFVEPEGWNTVEIYVNGFSTSLPEDVQYKALKKIPGFENARMFRPGYAIEYDFFPPMQLDATLETFLIKNLFFAGQINGTTGYEEAASQGLIAGINAHQRINDQHELILRRSESYIGVLIDDLVTKGTDEPYRMFTSRAEHRLLLRQDNADERLTPLAHKLGLVSDERLTEVNNKIENTNKIIDYLSKVSMDKNDINPILKEKNSSLLSQNIKMINLLTRPQLNIFDLAKADASFQQLLSNFNEETIEQAEIKVKYNSYFEKEVELVNKMKKMEDQSINPNFDYSTLNSLSKEAREKLSRIKPRTIGQASRISGVKPSDISVLMVYLS, from the coding sequence ATGTTTAAAAAATATAACGTAATTATTGTAGGAGGAGGTCATGCGGGTTGCGAAGCGGCAATAGCAGCGTCGAATCTAGGTTCGAGCGTTTTACTCGTGACCATGAATATGACAACCATCGCTCAAATGAGTTGTAATCCTGCTATGGGAGGCGTGGCAAAAGGACAAATCCTTAGAGAAATAGATGCAATGGGAGGTATCTCTGGGATTGTAGCAGACAAAACTACGATCCAATTCAGAATGCTCAATAAATCAAAGGGGCCCGCCATGTGGAGCCCTCGTACCCAGAACGATCGAATGCGATTTTCTGAAGAATGGCGACTTCAACTGGAAGCACGCCCAAACATCGATTTTTGGCAAGACACCGTTAAAGAAATACTGGTAAAAAATGGACGAGCTACAGGCGTAAAGACCTCTCTAGGCCTCGAGATCGAATCGGACAGTGTAATCCTTACTAACGGAACATTCCTAAATGGATTAATCCATATCGGAGAAAAGAAAATCGGCGGGGGAAGAGCCGGAGAGAAGGCAGCTACCGGGCTTACTGAACAATTAACACAGTTAGGGTTTACATCAGGCCGTATGAAAACAGGTACTCCTCCCCGAGTAGATGGAAGAAGCCTGAATTATAGTTTGATGGAAGAGCAATGGGGAGACGAAAAGCGAGGTAAATTTTCATTTACTGATATCGAGGTTCCAAAAAAACAACGCTGCTGTTGGATTACCTACACGAACGAAAATGTACATGATACATTGAAAGAAGGATTCGAAAAATCACCAATGTTCACAGGCCGGATAAAGGGTTTAGGACCTCGATACTGCCCCTCAATTGAAGATAAAATTAACCGTTTCGCTGAGCGTGATCGGCATCAAATATTCGTAGAACCGGAGGGATGGAATACCGTTGAAATATATGTCAATGGTTTTTCAACATCACTTCCGGAAGATGTCCAATATAAAGCACTAAAAAAAATACCAGGTTTCGAAAATGCGAGAATGTTCCGACCGGGTTACGCGATCGAATATGATTTTTTCCCGCCAATGCAGTTAGATGCGACATTGGAAACATTTTTAATAAAGAATTTATTCTTCGCTGGCCAAATAAATGGAACAACGGGTTACGAGGAAGCCGCAAGCCAAGGCCTTATCGCCGGTATTAATGCACATCAGCGCATTAACGATCAACATGAGTTGATATTACGAAGATCAGAATCTTATATTGGGGTATTAATTGACGATCTCGTAACTAAGGGTACCGACGAACCATATAGAATGTTTACCTCAAGAGCAGAACACCGTCTACTTCTACGACAAGATAACGCGGATGAACGACTTACGCCATTGGCTCATAAACTAGGTTTGGTTAGTGATGAACGTTTAACAGAAGTAAATAATAAGATAGAAAATACCAACAAAATTATTGACTATCTTTCCAAAGTATCAATGGATAAAAATGATATTAATCCGATTCTAAAAGAGAAAAATAGCAGCCTCCTCAGTCAAAATATTAAGATGATTAATCTTCTTACCCGACCACAATTGAATATTTTTGACCTAGCAAAGGCTGACGCTTCCTTCCAACAATTACTTTCAAACTTCAACGAGGAAACTATTGAACAAGCAGAGATAAAGGTAAAGTATAATAGCTACTTTGAAAAAGAAGTAGAGTTAGTTAATAAAATGAAAAAAATGGAAGATCAAAGTATTAATCCAAACTTTGACTATTCAACGTTGAATTCGCTGTCAAAGGAAGCAAGAGAAAAATTGAGTCGAATAAAACCGAGAACAATAGGGCAAGCATCTCGAATTTCCGGCGTTAAACCTTCAGATATCAGTGTTCTCATGGTATATTTATCATAA
- a CDS encoding Ig-like domain-containing protein, which yields MTNSTKKNKKSPDELKIGLNQICIFFIHFIAILSFFPGCASIQQPTGGPKDSIPPKVISETPPNLTRNFSTREVTIEFDEYVKLNNEFQEFSISPDVDVPPEYKIRKKTLIITLPDTLAENTTYSINFGEGLVDFNESNPLVNYRYVFSTGDEIDSLSVSGNVINAISLEPETDINVLLIPISQDSIFGKKKANIFTKTDSSGNFILQNLSETAYRIYALKEEAADRIYNNPGEEIGFLGDSIYLDRNISGIKLKTFKEIPENFRILDRKIENSGRLLFVFNKSLQDPTINILDNDNLNTNKIVEFTNLRDSAYVWLPQLEFDTINVQINDNNQALDTVTLRRNKNDEYDRSITITDNLSNQRVDQVRNIVFTGSAPIQSADLSKIKLIEDTTVRTNFQLSLDKENSRRAYLRYRWRPKRTYVLELQEGAFIGQFGELSKDGQRKFTYDDSGNYGDIVLDIQLPDSNSYIIEVIKEDKSQVIQAHVIDRSQKITYKQLPGQNYTVRVVYDENKNRKWDTGNLKTKTQPEQLWYWDKVITVRPNWEQEEIVNVPSIETVRNLVPETRPDTVETEDNSTNPLDEPYIKSGTLVPATNTKTETTEEEKPNVEEGKKP from the coding sequence ATGACAAATAGTACCAAAAAGAACAAAAAATCACCAGATGAGCTTAAAATAGGCTTAAATCAGATTTGTATTTTTTTTATACATTTTATTGCCATATTATCATTCTTTCCAGGCTGTGCCAGCATTCAGCAACCAACTGGTGGCCCGAAAGACTCAATACCACCAAAAGTAATTAGTGAAACACCCCCTAATTTGACAAGAAATTTTTCAACGCGAGAGGTAACAATAGAATTTGATGAATACGTTAAACTCAATAATGAATTTCAAGAATTCAGCATTTCGCCTGATGTTGATGTACCGCCTGAATATAAAATTCGAAAAAAAACACTAATTATCACACTCCCCGATACACTCGCTGAAAATACGACGTACTCCATAAACTTTGGAGAAGGGTTAGTCGATTTTAATGAATCAAATCCCTTGGTAAACTATCGCTACGTCTTTTCCACAGGCGACGAAATCGATTCACTCTCTGTCTCAGGAAACGTAATAAATGCTATCTCCCTTGAACCAGAAACGGATATAAATGTACTCCTCATACCGATATCTCAAGATTCTATTTTTGGTAAAAAGAAAGCAAACATATTTACCAAAACCGATAGTTCCGGAAACTTTATCTTGCAAAACTTAAGTGAAACCGCCTATCGTATTTATGCTTTAAAAGAAGAGGCTGCTGATCGTATTTACAACAATCCAGGAGAAGAAATAGGCTTTTTGGGAGATAGTATTTATCTCGATAGAAATATAAGCGGTATAAAATTAAAAACGTTTAAAGAGATTCCCGAAAATTTCAGAATCCTTGACAGGAAGATAGAAAATAGTGGCCGACTATTATTCGTTTTTAATAAGTCACTCCAAGATCCAACAATAAACATCCTGGATAACGATAATCTCAATACAAATAAAATAGTTGAATTCACGAATCTAAGAGATAGCGCGTACGTCTGGCTACCACAATTAGAATTTGATACTATTAACGTACAAATAAATGATAATAACCAAGCTTTAGACACCGTCACCTTGCGAAGAAACAAGAATGACGAATACGACCGTTCAATTACGATAACAGATAATTTAAGCAACCAACGCGTAGATCAAGTCAGGAATATAGTCTTCACAGGTTCTGCGCCTATTCAATCAGCTGACCTTTCAAAAATTAAACTTATAGAAGATACGACTGTTAGAACTAATTTTCAACTGTCTTTGGATAAGGAAAATAGCAGACGCGCATATCTACGCTATAGATGGCGACCCAAGAGAACATATGTACTTGAGTTACAAGAAGGCGCATTCATCGGCCAATTCGGAGAACTATCAAAGGATGGACAAAGGAAATTTACCTACGACGATTCGGGTAATTACGGAGATATTGTTCTCGATATTCAATTACCCGATTCTAACAGCTATATCATAGAGGTGATAAAAGAAGATAAATCCCAAGTTATTCAAGCACATGTTATCGACCGATCACAAAAAATAACCTATAAGCAATTGCCAGGACAGAATTATACGGTTCGAGTAGTATATGACGAGAACAAGAACCGAAAGTGGGATACAGGAAATTTAAAAACTAAAACCCAGCCAGAACAATTATGGTACTGGGATAAAGTAATTACTGTAAGACCAAACTGGGAACAAGAAGAAATAGTAAATGTACCAAGTATCGAAACAGTTAGAAATTTGGTGCCGGAAACACGTCCAGATACAGTGGAAACTGAAGATAATTCAACTAATCCATTGGATGAACCCTATATAAAATCCGGAACCTTAGTTCCCGCAACAAATACAAAAACCGAGACAACAGAGGAGGAAAAGCCCAATGTAGAAGAGGGCAAAAAGCCTTAA
- a CDS encoding gamma carbonic anhydrase family protein: MALVRSVRGFDPSIPTSCYLADNATVVGDVIMGENCSVWFNAVIRGDVNSIRIGNYTNIQDGAIIHCTYEGASTNVGNYVSIGHQALVHGCNIKDHVLIGMGAIVMDHAIVEEYVIIAAGAVVLENMHCESGYVYAGIPARKIKPITDSQKSMLDKLPHNYVMYSTWFKDE; this comes from the coding sequence ATGGCTTTAGTTCGTTCTGTGAGGGGTTTTGACCCGAGTATACCAACGTCTTGTTATTTGGCTGATAACGCAACGGTTGTGGGAGATGTTATAATGGGAGAGAATTGTTCCGTTTGGTTTAATGCAGTAATTAGGGGTGATGTAAATTCTATTCGTATAGGGAATTATACGAATATACAGGACGGCGCGATAATTCATTGTACTTATGAAGGGGCATCAACTAATGTTGGAAATTATGTCTCCATCGGTCACCAAGCGTTAGTACATGGTTGTAATATAAAGGATCACGTATTGATAGGAATGGGTGCAATTGTAATGGATCATGCTATTGTCGAAGAATATGTTATTATCGCGGCTGGTGCAGTAGTTTTAGAAAATATGCACTGTGAGTCTGGATATGTATATGCTGGAATTCCTGCACGAAAGATTAAACCTATTACGGACTCTCAGAAATCCATGTTGGATAAACTCCCACACAATTATGTAATGTACTCGACTTGGTTCAAAGATGAGTAG
- the nadB gene encoding L-aspartate oxidase, with the protein MYNVDFLVVGSGIAGLSYALKAAQHGKVLIITKSNEDESNTKYAQGGVAAVVDKSDSFEKHIADTLIAGDGLCDKDIVEIVVKEGPSRVQEIIDYGTHFDKMGTGQYDLAKEGGHSENRILHYKDITGFEIERALLSKVHENNNIEVLTHYFAIDLITQHHLGNYVDRESDDIDCYGIYALNTKDNKVEKFLSKVTVLATGGAGHIYSSTTNPVIATGDGIAMVYRAKGKVRNMEFIQFHPTSLFNPGEYPAFLISEALRGFGGILRRLNGDEFMFEYDERGSLAPRDIVARAIDAEMKKSGEDYVYLDVTHRSKEDILSHFPNIYAKCLSIGIDLTKDYVPVAPAAHYLCGGIYVDEWGKTSINRLYACGECASTGLHGANRLASNSLLEASVFAHRIYEDSSAKFDSYQIPNDIPDWDESNTQLSNEDILVMHNLRETQKIMSDYVGIVRSDFRLDRAMRRLGLLYEETESFYKNTRLSVKLCELRNVIQVAFIVIKSALLRKESRGLHYTTDYPKHAEDIHDTIF; encoded by the coding sequence ATGTACAATGTTGATTTCTTAGTTGTAGGATCCGGGATAGCTGGATTGAGTTATGCATTAAAGGCAGCGCAACACGGTAAGGTTCTTATCATTACAAAGTCTAACGAAGATGAATCCAATACAAAGTATGCGCAAGGCGGCGTAGCTGCTGTTGTGGATAAGTCTGATTCGTTTGAGAAGCATATAGCTGATACTCTGATAGCTGGAGATGGTCTGTGTGATAAAGACATTGTGGAAATCGTTGTGAAAGAAGGTCCGTCCAGGGTGCAAGAAATTATAGATTATGGGACTCACTTTGATAAGATGGGTACCGGACAGTATGATTTGGCGAAAGAAGGAGGACATTCTGAGAACAGGATTTTGCATTATAAAGACATCACCGGTTTCGAAATAGAGAGAGCTTTGTTAAGTAAAGTGCATGAGAATAATAATATAGAGGTATTAACTCATTATTTTGCTATCGATCTGATAACACAACATCACTTAGGAAATTATGTGGATCGGGAGTCTGATGATATCGATTGTTATGGTATTTATGCATTGAATACGAAGGACAATAAGGTCGAAAAGTTTTTGAGTAAAGTAACCGTTTTGGCTACCGGTGGAGCTGGTCATATTTATTCGAGTACAACGAATCCCGTTATCGCGACTGGTGATGGGATTGCTATGGTTTATAGGGCGAAAGGAAAAGTAAGGAATATGGAATTCATTCAGTTTCACCCTACGTCACTTTTTAATCCAGGAGAATATCCAGCCTTTCTTATTTCCGAGGCTTTGCGCGGATTTGGAGGAATATTGCGAAGACTGAATGGTGATGAATTTATGTTTGAATATGACGAGCGTGGATCGTTAGCCCCGAGGGATATAGTAGCTCGCGCGATTGATGCTGAAATGAAAAAATCAGGTGAAGATTATGTTTATTTAGATGTCACTCATCGTTCTAAAGAGGATATTTTGTCCCATTTTCCTAATATTTATGCGAAATGTTTGAGTATAGGAATTGATCTTACAAAAGATTATGTACCTGTTGCACCTGCTGCTCATTATTTATGCGGTGGTATTTATGTTGATGAGTGGGGAAAAACAAGTATTAATAGATTGTATGCTTGTGGTGAATGTGCTTCTACCGGATTGCATGGCGCCAACAGACTCGCTTCGAATTCGCTGCTGGAAGCATCTGTTTTTGCCCACCGTATTTATGAGGATTCATCTGCTAAATTTGATTCATATCAAATACCTAATGATATCCCTGATTGGGACGAATCAAATACGCAATTATCTAACGAAGATATTTTAGTTATGCATAATCTGAGAGAAACGCAGAAGATTATGAGTGATTATGTGGGAATTGTAAGGTCGGATTTTCGTTTGGACCGGGCGATGAGGAGATTGGGCTTATTATATGAGGAAACGGAGAGTTTTTATAAAAATACGCGGTTATCCGTTAAACTTTGTGAATTGAGGAATGTTATTCAAGTAGCGTTCATTGTTATTAAGAGTGCATTACTTAGAAAGGAAAGTCGGGGTTTACATTATACGACGGATTATCCGAAACATGCAGAAGACATTCACGATACAATTTTTTAA
- the nadA gene encoding quinolinate synthase NadA → METAYDIDLNEKGFIDEPIDPNLDIVEAIQQLKKEKNAVILAHYYQESEIQDIADYIGDSLGLSQQAAKTEADVIVFAGVHFMAETAKILSPEKKVLLPDLKAGCSLSDSCPPHLFAKFKEQYPDHLVITYVNCTAELKALSDIVCTSSNAVQIVESLPADQKIIFGPDKNLGDYVIKKTGRDNIVLWNGACMVHEIFSQEKINELREEYPAAKLIAHPECENHILENADYIGSTSGLLKYTKENAAQVFIVATESGIIYQMQKANPDKTFIPAPPNNACACNDCPHMKLNTLEKLYNCMKYELPEVTLDQDLIKRAQKPIERMLDISARLGL, encoded by the coding sequence ATGGAAACAGCGTACGATATAGATTTGAATGAAAAAGGATTTATTGACGAACCAATCGATCCTAATTTAGACATTGTTGAAGCTATACAACAGCTCAAGAAAGAAAAGAATGCTGTTATACTAGCACATTATTATCAAGAATCTGAAATACAGGATATTGCAGATTATATCGGAGATAGCCTGGGGCTCTCCCAACAAGCTGCTAAAACCGAAGCAGATGTCATAGTATTTGCTGGTGTACACTTTATGGCAGAAACCGCTAAAATATTATCACCCGAAAAAAAGGTTTTATTACCCGATTTAAAAGCAGGGTGTTCATTATCTGATAGCTGTCCGCCACATTTGTTCGCTAAGTTCAAAGAACAATATCCTGATCATCTTGTGATAACATATGTCAATTGTACTGCAGAGCTCAAAGCTTTGAGTGATATTGTTTGTACTTCATCTAATGCAGTTCAAATTGTAGAGAGTTTACCAGCAGATCAGAAAATCATATTTGGTCCTGATAAAAACTTAGGGGATTATGTAATTAAGAAAACTGGTCGGGATAATATCGTACTTTGGAATGGAGCCTGTATGGTGCATGAAATTTTCTCACAAGAAAAAATAAATGAATTACGGGAAGAATATCCAGCTGCTAAATTAATAGCCCATCCAGAATGTGAAAATCATATTCTGGAAAATGCAGATTATATCGGATCTACATCTGGCCTTTTAAAATATACCAAAGAAAATGCAGCACAGGTATTTATCGTCGCTACCGAAAGTGGGATTATTTATCAAATGCAAAAAGCCAATCCTGATAAAACATTTATTCCAGCACCGCCAAATAACGCTTGTGCCTGCAACGATTGTCCACACATGAAGTTAAATACGCTTGAAAAGCTATATAATTGCATGAAATACGAGCTTCCTGAGGTAACACTGGATCAAGATCTAATAAAACGTGCACAGAAACCGATTGAGCGTATGTTGGATATTTCCGCTCGTTTAGGATTATAA
- the thiL gene encoding thiamine-phosphate kinase, protein MFDNKGRTSLEELGEFGLIKHLTDAVTIEQETTTKGIGDDAAVLDFSTKKTLISTDLLLEGIHFDLRYVPLKHLGYKAVQVNLSDIYAMNGIASQITFSIGLSSKFPLEAIEEIYEGALLACKHYQVDLIGGDTSSSAQGLVISITSIGYAEAEKVVYRDGAKEGDLICVSGDLGGAYVGLQILEREKNIFLENPNIQPDLEGKDYIIERQLKPEARKDIVELLAEKEILPTSMIDISDGLASEILHICTQSAKGCKIYEEKIPIDQMTFDTAFEFGLDPTVCALSGGEDYELLFTVSQNDYEKIKNLIDITVIGHITEEAAGCELISKSNKVHPIKAQGWNSFIKSE, encoded by the coding sequence ATGTTTGATAACAAAGGAAGAACCTCTCTAGAGGAGTTGGGTGAATTTGGTTTGATTAAGCACCTCACGGATGCTGTTACAATAGAACAGGAAACGACAACAAAGGGGATAGGGGACGATGCTGCAGTTCTTGATTTTTCAACAAAGAAGACACTTATTTCAACTGATCTTTTATTAGAAGGAATTCATTTTGATTTACGTTATGTACCCTTGAAACACCTCGGATACAAGGCAGTTCAAGTTAACTTAAGTGATATTTATGCGATGAATGGTATAGCCTCGCAAATCACTTTTTCCATAGGTCTTTCAAGTAAATTTCCTTTAGAAGCGATCGAAGAGATTTATGAAGGCGCCCTCCTCGCCTGTAAACATTATCAGGTAGATTTAATTGGCGGAGATACTTCATCTTCTGCACAAGGATTGGTAATTAGTATCACCAGTATAGGTTATGCCGAAGCGGAAAAAGTTGTTTATCGGGATGGAGCGAAAGAAGGGGATCTAATTTGCGTCTCCGGCGATTTGGGGGGTGCCTATGTAGGCTTACAAATATTAGAAAGAGAGAAAAATATATTCCTTGAAAATCCGAATATCCAACCAGATTTGGAAGGGAAAGATTATATCATTGAAAGACAATTGAAACCTGAAGCTAGGAAGGATATTGTTGAGTTATTGGCGGAAAAAGAAATATTACCTACCTCGATGATTGATATTTCTGATGGTCTAGCTTCGGAAATACTACATATTTGTACGCAATCTGCTAAAGGTTGTAAAATTTATGAAGAAAAAATACCAATTGATCAGATGACTTTTGATACAGCATTTGAGTTTGGATTAGACCCTACAGTATGTGCTTTGAGCGGAGGAGAAGATTACGAATTATTGTTCACTGTTTCTCAAAACGACTATGAGAAAATAAAGAATCTGATAGATATAACTGTTATAGGTCATATAACAGAGGAAGCAGCAGGCTGTGAGCTGATTTCAAAGTCGAATAAAGTACATCCTATTAAAGCACAAGGTTGGAATTCCTTTATTAAATCTGAATAG